GTACCACGCATTGCTTTGTGTCGAGTTAAAAACTATCTTAATCAAGCAAAATTGAACTAAACTGTTAGCGAGTTCACATTTCATAACCAGTCCTTAGTCCTTGCTGAGTATACATACACATATATTTCATTGCAAGTTGCACATGACACAAGATGCCACAACGGCGAATGGAATCTTGACGCAGTTTAGTCCGGTGGGCTAAACACACGCAAGTAAAACTAGGAAATGTTTCCAGCTAAAATAATTAGGAAATGTTCTGCCAAGCGCGTGCAGGGCTGGAGTCGTGGACGGATGAGAAGGAGGGAGCACGCGCCACTCACAGGAGCGCGATGAGGACGAAGAGCAGGAGCGCGGCGACGAAGGAGTACTTGAGGGCCGCGGCGAAGATGGAGGCGGAGATGAGTACCAGCTGCAGCAGCAGAGTTGCGCCGGCCCAGACCAGTGCGGCCGTCAGCGCCACGGCCGCAGCGTTGTCCGGGGACGGCGCCAGCAGCTGCCCCCAACGTATTTCCGACAGCGGCGGCAGGGAGGGTCCCTGGGGCGGCTTCTCCGCCGGCGGCCCACCGCCGCCGGAGGCTGCGCAGGCGACCACGAGCCGACGGGATCTGGTGCGAGAAGGCCCCATCGGCTTTAGCTCCCCAAGGCTCGGGAGCGGGCGACGGCACGGGGGAGGAAGCAGGGGTAGAATCAGAGCTGTGATTTGGGCCGCCATGGGAGGAATCGGATTGGGGAACGACACTATAGGCGCACAACGGCATGCCGTTGAGTTCCATCCGATCAGGAATCGACGGTCCCAATCGACCGAGCTCTTGTCGGGTCACGACGTGGAGTCTGTGCCACTCAAGAACAAGAACTCTCGGTGCAATGCGTTTAGGCTTTGTACGATGCAACATGTTTAGGGaaggtgcttagagaaatgaatcagaCTTTTTTAAACACCGGTACTTATAGACGTTTAATTAGACGTCTCTTTTGTAGAAATAAGCACTCATGTTTTAGAAAATCCGGGTTTACTTTTCTAAGAACCTTCCTAAGCATTTAGCACTGTACAAGGCCTTATGCCGGATAGGTGTAACACACCGGCTTT
This window of the Triticum aestivum cultivar Chinese Spring chromosome 5D, IWGSC CS RefSeq v2.1, whole genome shotgun sequence genome carries:
- the LOC123121113 gene encoding uncharacterized protein produces the protein MVELGDGLAECVGEVVLLLGGGKVVGGTFSSRQSFLRGYELCIGLSAIFGRAERCGRGAHGSWPKGPARCSREMAVVPRLLRAPWLHDGPSSVDWDRRFLIGWNSTACRCAPIVSFPNPIPPMAAQITALILPLLPPPCRRPLPSLGELKPMGPSRTRSRRLVVACAASGGGGPPAEKPPQGPSLPPLSEIRWGQLLAPSPDNAAAVALTAALVWAGATLLLQLVLISASIFAAALKYSFVAALLLFVLIALL